In Pseudomonas fluorescens, one genomic interval encodes:
- a CDS encoding MFS transporter has product MRWATYFAVLASVLSVGLALGVSMPLVSLRLESWGYGSFAIGVMAAMPAIGVLLGAKISSHLAARFGTANLMRLCLWAGALSIGLLALLPSYPVWLVLRLMIGVILTIVFILGESWINQLVVEHWRGRLVALYGSSYALSQLSGPLLLGALGTEHDYGFWVGVGLLTVSPLLLMGRSGAPSSEASSVTFSDLWGFARELPAIAWAVSLFAAFEAMILTLLPVYCLQQGFTAEIALAMVSTVVVGDALLQLPIGALADYLSRRTLFAGCAVILMLSSLAIPLLIDTLLIWPLWVLFGASAGGLFTLSLILIGERYRDDALVRANAHIAQLWGVGCLIGPLLAGAGSQWISGHALPLLMAAGAFGLVILLMRQGAFGTVAEPA; this is encoded by the coding sequence ATGCGTTGGGCGACGTATTTCGCCGTGTTGGCGTCTGTCTTGAGTGTCGGCCTGGCCCTGGGGGTCAGCATGCCGCTGGTGTCGTTGCGTCTGGAGAGCTGGGGTTACGGCTCTTTCGCCATCGGCGTGATGGCGGCGATGCCGGCGATTGGCGTATTGCTGGGCGCGAAGATTTCCAGTCATCTGGCGGCACGTTTCGGCACCGCGAACCTCATGCGTCTTTGCCTGTGGGCCGGGGCGTTGTCGATCGGCTTGCTCGCGCTGTTGCCGAGTTATCCGGTCTGGCTGGTGCTGCGCCTGATGATCGGGGTGATCCTGACCATCGTATTCATCCTCGGCGAGAGCTGGATCAATCAACTGGTCGTCGAACACTGGCGCGGTCGTCTCGTCGCTCTGTATGGCAGCAGCTACGCGCTGAGCCAACTGTCTGGTCCGCTGCTGCTGGGTGCGCTAGGCACTGAGCACGATTATGGTTTCTGGGTCGGTGTCGGGCTGCTGACAGTCTCGCCATTGCTGTTGATGGGCCGCAGCGGTGCGCCGAGCAGTGAAGCCAGCAGTGTGACGTTCAGCGATCTGTGGGGTTTTGCCCGGGAGCTGCCGGCGATTGCCTGGGCGGTGTCACTGTTCGCCGCGTTCGAAGCGATGATCCTCACGCTGTTGCCGGTGTATTGCCTGCAACAGGGCTTCACCGCCGAGATTGCGTTGGCGATGGTCAGCACGGTGGTGGTCGGCGACGCACTGTTGCAACTGCCGATCGGCGCGCTGGCAGATTACCTGTCGCGGCGCACGTTGTTCGCCGGTTGCGCAGTGATCCTGATGCTGTCGAGTCTGGCGATTCCGCTGTTGATCGACACGCTGCTGATCTGGCCGTTGTGGGTGTTGTTCGGCGCCAGTGCCGGTGGCCTGTTCACCTTGTCACTGATTCTGATCGGCGAGCGTTATCGCGACGATGCGCTGGTGCGGGCCAATGCGCACATTGCGCAGCTGTGGGGTGTGGGCTGTCTGATCGGGCCGTTGCTGGCGGGGGCGGGCAGTCAGTGGATCAGCGGGCATGCGTTGCCGTTGTTGATGGCGGCGGGGGCGTTTGGATTGGTGATTCTACTGATGCGTCAAGGGGCATTCGGCACAGTGGCCGAGCCTGCTTAA